The following proteins are encoded in a genomic region of Oceaniferula marina:
- a CDS encoding MlaD family protein translates to MPAREKRRETTAGFFVLIGLLLLGVLIVEFGRFGDRFSNHYPLFVEFSDTSGIIKGSEVRLRGARVGRVATHPELVTDTLAGSIVRMELRIRDDIKIPHDSTVKIGTSGIMGDTFVQIVPPEKETGAYYKAGDTIMGVGAGGFDSIRSDAETIAREASKRLKDTEATLKKMDEALVELRGVGKNLNITIHKVNTHLLSEPNLEKVDQALSNLEASSKDIHAATKELQPTIQDAKRTLASIRKAADSADRLIAAAEKEIQHIEPALRDVPKAVRSITKAAEKAEATMTALQDEKTLAGTLAYDQETGSNAKDFMRNLKRYGILRYRDDDSPDENDPRKHFRGSRR, encoded by the coding sequence GTGCCAGCTCGTGAAAAACGCCGAGAGACCACCGCAGGATTTTTTGTCCTGATCGGTCTGCTTCTGCTTGGTGTGCTGATTGTTGAATTCGGGCGCTTCGGTGATCGCTTCAGCAACCACTACCCGCTCTTTGTCGAATTCTCTGACACTTCCGGCATTATCAAAGGTAGCGAGGTCCGCCTCCGGGGCGCCCGCGTCGGTCGCGTCGCCACCCACCCTGAACTGGTCACCGACACCCTCGCCGGCAGCATTGTCCGCATGGAGCTGCGGATCCGGGACGACATCAAAATTCCGCACGATTCCACCGTGAAGATCGGCACCTCCGGTATCATGGGCGATACCTTTGTCCAAATCGTCCCCCCCGAAAAGGAAACCGGAGCCTATTATAAGGCTGGCGACACCATCATGGGTGTGGGAGCCGGAGGATTCGATTCCATTCGATCAGATGCGGAAACCATCGCCCGGGAAGCCAGCAAACGCCTCAAGGATACGGAAGCGACCTTGAAAAAAATGGACGAGGCCCTCGTCGAACTTCGCGGCGTCGGCAAAAACTTGAACATCACGATCCACAAGGTGAACACCCACCTGCTGTCGGAACCTAACCTCGAAAAAGTGGACCAAGCCCTGAGTAACCTGGAAGCTTCAAGTAAAGACATCCACGCCGCAACCAAGGAGCTCCAACCCACTATCCAGGATGCCAAACGAACGCTGGCAAGCATCCGCAAAGCCGCCGACTCGGCGGACCGCTTGATCGCAGCAGCCGAAAAAGAAATCCAGCACATCGAACCGGCACTGCGCGATGTCCCCAAAGCCGTGCGCAGTATCACCAAGGCTGCGGAAAAAGCAGAAGCCACCATGACCGCCTTGCAAGACGAAAAAACGCTGGCTGGCACCCTCGCATACGATCAGGAAACCGGCAGCAATGCCAAGGACTTCATGCGCAATCTGAAGCGCTATGGCATCCTTCGCTACCGCGATGACGACTCACCCGACGAAAACGATCCTCGCAAGCATTTCCGGGGATCCCGTCGATAA
- the pssA gene encoding CDP-diacylglycerol--serine O-phosphatidyltransferase → MSQNEPRIYLLPNLMTAGNLCCGFFAVLTIFKGMELKDFSSAYPYYQQAILLIFGSCIFDLLDGRLARMGGKESPFGQEFDSLADVVSFGMAPALLVSKAVLFNIEGRAGWAIAFIYLLCGAIRLARFNCLANMPKQEGESSNFRGIPIPMAAGFIASVTFLLINFGKQNDWGHDLGWWNYVLAAAMLGLSFLMISNIEYPSFKKIDFQTKGTVWGLLSGAIIFVLLLNENTRWYTPTVIFSLYLIYGLIRPLLSKSWRRNIEKALDGEDDV, encoded by the coding sequence ATGTCTCAAAACGAACCACGCATTTACCTCCTGCCCAACCTGATGACCGCCGGCAACCTTTGTTGCGGATTTTTTGCGGTGCTAACCATCTTCAAAGGCATGGAGCTCAAGGACTTTTCCTCGGCCTACCCCTACTATCAACAGGCCATCCTGCTCATCTTCGGCTCATGCATCTTTGACCTCCTCGACGGTCGACTGGCTCGGATGGGGGGGAAGGAATCCCCCTTTGGCCAAGAATTCGACTCCCTCGCCGATGTCGTTTCCTTCGGTATGGCCCCGGCCCTGCTCGTCTCCAAGGCCGTGCTCTTCAATATCGAAGGTCGTGCCGGGTGGGCGATTGCCTTTATCTACCTTCTTTGTGGCGCTATTCGCCTGGCCCGCTTCAACTGCTTGGCCAACATGCCCAAGCAAGAGGGAGAATCAAGCAACTTCCGAGGTATCCCGATCCCGATGGCCGCCGGCTTTATCGCCTCCGTCACCTTCCTCCTGATCAATTTCGGCAAGCAAAACGACTGGGGCCACGACCTCGGCTGGTGGAACTACGTCCTTGCCGCCGCCATGCTCGGCCTCTCATTCCTGATGATCAGCAATATCGAATACCCCAGCTTCAAAAAAATTGACTTCCAAACCAAGGGAACCGTCTGGGGACTCTTGTCAGGAGCCATCATTTTTGTGCTGCTTCTCAACGAAAATACCCGCTGGTATACCCCCACCGTCATCTTTTCACTCTACCTCATCTATGGCCTGATCCGCCCCCTGCTCTCGAAAAGCTGGCGCCGCAATATCGAAAAAGCCCTGGATGGTGAAGATGATGTGTGA
- a CDS encoding DNA-methyltransferase — protein sequence MLPDIQLNHRDCKEGMASQPAESFDLVVTSPPYNLGIKYDTYEDRSERSDFITWCLEWAAEINRVMSEEASFFLNLGASPKNPLLPHQLLLALTEAREGESPMFVLQNTFHWIKSISVETKDKGMVSAGHFKPINSKRYVNDCHEYVFHLTKSGEVPLDRRAAGVPYVYKSNIARWGHTQGEDKRCRGNTWFIPYDTIQQRDKDRPHPATFPVALVEQCIKIHGLAESTRMLDPFNGIGSSAIAAMRQNIASYTGYDIDEGYLAVTRQRIEAEQQQTPELL from the coding sequence ATGCTTCCAGATATTCAGCTCAATCATCGCGACTGCAAAGAGGGCATGGCCAGCCAGCCTGCTGAAAGTTTCGATCTGGTTGTTACCTCCCCACCATACAATCTAGGTATCAAATACGATACCTATGAGGACCGGAGTGAGCGCAGCGATTTCATTACCTGGTGTCTCGAATGGGCTGCGGAAATCAACCGCGTAATGAGTGAGGAGGCTTCGTTTTTCCTTAACTTGGGAGCCTCTCCGAAAAACCCTCTCTTGCCACACCAATTGCTTCTGGCGTTAACCGAAGCCCGTGAGGGAGAGTCCCCGATGTTTGTCCTGCAAAATACCTTTCACTGGATCAAGTCGATCTCCGTGGAAACCAAGGATAAGGGAATGGTGAGCGCTGGGCATTTCAAACCGATCAACAGCAAACGCTACGTCAACGACTGCCACGAATATGTGTTTCACCTGACCAAATCCGGTGAAGTTCCCTTGGATCGACGGGCGGCAGGCGTCCCCTACGTCTATAAATCCAATATCGCACGCTGGGGCCACACCCAAGGAGAAGACAAACGCTGCCGCGGTAACACCTGGTTCATCCCCTACGACACCATTCAGCAGCGAGATAAAGACCGCCCTCACCCCGCAACCTTCCCTGTCGCTCTGGTCGAACAATGCATCAAGATTCATGGCCTTGCAGAAAGCACACGCATGCTCGACCCATTCAATGGCATCGGCAGCTCGGCCATCGCAGCGATGCGGCAAAACATCGCCAGCTACACCGGCTACGATATCGATGAAGGCTATCTGGCCGTCACCCGTCAACGGATTGAAGCCGAACAACAACAGACCCCCGAACTCCTCTAA
- a CDS encoding helix-turn-helix domain-containing protein, translated as MSRPVTPTPFYRKGDRVYDKSGTDLLTLAEQNAFNVKKVASALGYTSIQFQRHVEAAIGLKPKDLFCNHRALLAKRMISDGMNLHEVSKKLDYLYYSHFCTDIKKFYGIPPKQLEKKLRPQK; from the coding sequence ATGAGCAGACCTGTTACACCCACTCCGTTCTATCGCAAAGGCGATCGCGTGTATGATAAATCCGGCACCGACCTCCTAACCCTTGCCGAGCAAAACGCTTTCAACGTCAAAAAGGTTGCCTCTGCATTGGGATACACGTCCATTCAGTTTCAACGACACGTCGAAGCGGCCATCGGCCTCAAACCCAAAGACCTGTTTTGCAATCACCGCGCTCTGCTTGCAAAACGCATGATCTCCGACGGCATGAACCTCCACGAGGTCAGTAAAAAGCTCGACTATCTCTATTACAGCCACTTTTGCACCGACATCAAAAAATTCTATGGCATCCCGCCAAAGCAGCTCGAGAAAAAACTGCGCCCACAAAAATAA
- a CDS encoding ATP-binding protein codes for MRDSRETIRGMEKNNTSQDKSMRVLFEEAEFAPRKKSIKGFLLLAAGFMLIGAGIDLMVYPYLAERFFVYRMYSTGVLLVGWLVMTRVRHQWVMTVLSHVLVLVPVAAIELMIYDARDPASSYYGGVNIVLVGVALLLRWDLKDSIFNALVCVCSFFGVMYSMGLTYRGGLIPSYFVLVTAVIAVLATYFYSASRFREFSLVKEIRETNRQLRAMDETKARFFANISHELRTPLTLILGPLENLRLHKKYRKDTLVIEHLDMIEDNAMRLLRLINDILDLVKLDSDEAAPRPEIVDVDDFVNSLTRDLKPIAQLKNIQLYGRSQTQGQPHVWLDRDRLEKIILNLAVNAVKFTSPGGEITISVSIEGGQMTIVVRDNGEGMDSDTLSNVFVRFWQADMSAKRKHRGAGIGLALVKSLTDSMEGEISVESELHIGTTFTIVIPAPEPDADVSMDDEIHTHDVLEQFNEKARLRGVIRASGANVGLSPQEGETSEVGVPAEERKRILIAEDEDAMRAFIVRQLEGYDVIEARDGAEAIRLAQKENPDLCILDFMMPEYDGVEVTTRLRDGAGTARIPIILVTAQAGESARLDALEAGVNDFLTKPFSSVELLARTRNLLSSSEFETRLAENNVYLQAAYGQLKEQETILVQTEKLSSLGRMSAGIVHEINNPLNYTQTALYALKSFERQLEEDEREDFLEVLADAREGVDRVVGIVHGLRSFTRGDVATMAEVGVADVVESARKLCSHAMSGIEFQSDIDPELEMEGNEIQLCQLFVNMFQNASRAIQVKEDSESCPRILVSADLTDSDELLIKIRDNGCGISKEDIKRIFDPFFTKNDVGEGMGLGLSITYRIIDQHGARIEVDSELGEFTEFSLYFPKKI; via the coding sequence ATGCGTGATTCCAGAGAAACGATACGAGGTATGGAAAAGAACAACACATCACAGGATAAGTCGATGCGGGTCTTGTTCGAGGAGGCTGAATTTGCCCCTCGTAAGAAAAGTATTAAGGGGTTTTTATTATTGGCTGCAGGATTTATGCTGATTGGTGCTGGTATTGATTTGATGGTGTACCCGTACCTTGCCGAGCGTTTTTTTGTGTATCGGATGTATTCCACCGGGGTTTTGTTAGTTGGCTGGCTGGTGATGACGCGGGTGCGGCACCAGTGGGTCATGACGGTTCTGAGCCATGTTTTGGTATTGGTTCCGGTGGCGGCGATTGAGTTGATGATTTATGATGCCCGGGATCCGGCCTCTTCGTATTACGGGGGAGTCAATATCGTGCTTGTTGGGGTGGCCTTGTTGTTGCGTTGGGACCTGAAAGACAGCATTTTTAATGCACTGGTTTGTGTGTGCAGTTTTTTTGGGGTGATGTATTCGATGGGGCTTACCTACCGGGGAGGTTTGATTCCGAGCTATTTTGTTTTGGTGACGGCGGTTATTGCGGTGCTGGCCACGTATTTCTACTCGGCGAGCCGCTTTCGTGAATTTTCCCTGGTGAAGGAAATTCGGGAAACGAACCGTCAGTTAAGGGCGATGGATGAAACAAAGGCCCGCTTTTTTGCCAATATCAGTCATGAATTAAGAACGCCGCTTACCTTGATTCTGGGCCCCTTGGAAAACCTGAGGCTTCACAAAAAGTATCGCAAGGACACGCTGGTCATTGAGCATTTGGACATGATCGAGGATAATGCCATGCGCTTGCTCCGGTTGATCAATGACATTCTCGACCTGGTCAAACTGGATAGCGATGAAGCGGCCCCCCGACCGGAAATCGTCGACGTGGATGACTTTGTCAATAGCCTGACTCGCGACCTGAAACCCATCGCCCAGCTGAAAAACATTCAGCTCTATGGGCGAAGTCAAACCCAAGGGCAGCCCCACGTGTGGTTGGACCGGGACCGGCTTGAAAAAATCATTTTAAATTTGGCCGTTAATGCTGTGAAGTTTACCTCTCCCGGAGGCGAGATTACGATTTCAGTGAGTATCGAAGGGGGGCAGATGACGATCGTGGTGCGGGACAATGGAGAGGGGATGGATTCGGATACCTTGTCCAATGTGTTTGTGCGGTTTTGGCAGGCTGACATGTCAGCGAAGCGTAAACATCGAGGAGCCGGAATCGGCTTGGCCTTGGTTAAGAGTTTGACGGATAGCATGGAAGGTGAGATTTCAGTGGAATCTGAATTGCATATAGGAACCACCTTTACCATTGTGATCCCAGCACCTGAGCCTGATGCGGATGTTTCGATGGATGATGAAATTCATACCCATGACGTTCTGGAGCAGTTTAATGAGAAGGCTCGACTTCGTGGTGTGATCCGTGCCAGTGGTGCCAATGTCGGGCTCAGTCCTCAAGAGGGTGAAACCTCCGAGGTGGGGGTTCCGGCTGAAGAAAGAAAACGCATACTGATCGCCGAGGATGAGGATGCGATGCGGGCATTTATTGTCAGGCAGTTGGAGGGGTATGATGTTATTGAGGCCAGAGACGGGGCTGAGGCCATACGTCTTGCACAGAAGGAAAATCCGGATTTGTGTATCCTGGACTTCATGATGCCTGAATATGATGGAGTGGAGGTGACGACTAGGCTGAGAGATGGGGCTGGAACGGCGCGGATTCCAATCATCCTGGTCACAGCTCAAGCTGGCGAGTCTGCCAGATTGGATGCGTTGGAAGCTGGGGTAAATGATTTTTTAACCAAGCCGTTTTCATCGGTTGAATTGTTAGCCCGGACGAGGAATTTGCTTTCCAGTAGTGAGTTTGAAACCCGCTTGGCAGAGAATAACGTCTATCTACAAGCAGCTTATGGTCAGCTAAAAGAACAGGAAACAATTTTGGTCCAAACAGAGAAGCTTTCATCCTTGGGTCGTATGAGTGCGGGTATTGTTCATGAAATCAACAACCCATTGAACTACACTCAAACCGCACTGTATGCGTTGAAGAGTTTTGAACGACAGTTGGAGGAAGATGAACGGGAAGACTTTCTTGAGGTTTTGGCTGATGCTCGTGAGGGGGTGGATCGCGTGGTTGGTATTGTGCACGGTCTGAGGTCTTTCACCCGTGGAGACGTAGCCACCATGGCTGAAGTAGGGGTTGCTGATGTGGTGGAGAGCGCACGTAAACTCTGTAGCCATGCGATGAGTGGGATTGAGTTTCAGTCGGACATTGATCCCGAATTGGAGATGGAAGGAAACGAGATCCAGTTGTGTCAATTGTTTGTCAACATGTTCCAAAATGCTTCGCGTGCGATTCAAGTAAAAGAGGACTCGGAAAGTTGTCCGCGAATTCTGGTGAGCGCAGATCTCACCGATAGTGATGAGCTTCTGATCAAGATACGAGACAATGGTTGCGGGATTAGTAAGGAGGATATCAAACGGATCTTTGATCCCTTTTTCACCAAAAATGATGTAGGTGAAGGGATGGGGCTGGGGCTGAGTATCACCTATCGGATTATCGACCAACATGGTGCTCGAATTGAAGTTGATTCCGAGTTGGGTGAGTTTACAGAATTTAGTCTCTATTTCCCTAAAAAAATATAA
- a CDS encoding ABC transporter ATP-binding protein, which translates to MTSSVPQPSTSKESVEQSSTDRDLPLIRVRGLHQYFGENHVLRGIDLDVYRGETLCLLGTSGGGKTVLTKHMLGLMQPAEGSIEIDGIEIAHMRERHLGPVRKKLGVMFQNGALFDSMSVAQNIAFPLIESGVKDSQELDRRIAEVLEIVHLSGQEEKMPSSLSGGMKKRVALARAIVDHPACVCYDEPHAGLDPITAASIDSLIKCLQTDYGITNIVITHEMRSVFRIADRIIFMKDGQIHWQGKPDAFRACDDPTIQAFIQDTD; encoded by the coding sequence ATGACTTCATCCGTGCCCCAGCCCTCAACATCTAAAGAAAGCGTCGAACAATCCTCAACCGATCGCGACCTTCCGCTCATCCGGGTTCGGGGGCTCCATCAGTATTTCGGGGAAAACCACGTCCTCCGCGGTATCGACCTCGATGTCTACCGGGGCGAAACCCTCTGCCTGCTCGGAACCTCTGGTGGTGGCAAAACCGTCCTGACCAAACACATGCTCGGCCTGATGCAACCAGCCGAAGGGAGCATTGAAATCGACGGCATCGAAATCGCCCATATGCGCGAGCGCCACCTTGGCCCGGTGCGAAAAAAGCTAGGAGTCATGTTTCAAAATGGTGCCTTGTTCGACTCCATGAGCGTGGCCCAGAACATTGCCTTTCCCTTGATCGAATCCGGAGTCAAAGACAGTCAGGAACTGGACCGACGAATCGCCGAGGTGCTCGAGATCGTCCACCTTTCGGGACAGGAGGAAAAAATGCCGTCCTCCCTCTCCGGTGGCATGAAAAAGCGGGTGGCCCTCGCCCGGGCCATCGTCGACCACCCCGCCTGCGTGTGTTACGACGAGCCACATGCTGGGCTCGACCCCATCACCGCAGCCTCGATTGACAGCCTGATCAAGTGCCTGCAAACCGACTACGGGATCACCAACATCGTCATTACCCACGAAATGCGCAGCGTCTTCCGGATCGCTGACCGTATCATCTTCATGAAAGATGGACAAATCCACTGGCAAGGGAAGCCTGACGCCTTCCGGGCCTGTGACGACCCCACCATTCAGGCGTTTATTCAGGACACGGATTGA
- a CDS encoding tRNA dihydrouridine synthase: MQAITHLPFMRVMHAFGGPDYFVTEYFRVYEGYVLDKNILRSITENATGRPVDAQLIGQHIPSLVRISKELLEFPTSGIDLNLGCPAPVVCRKDAGGGLLRKPDHLNRILEALRKSIPGRFTVKTRLGYESPEEFTRLIEIFSQHGLDALTIHARTVRERYQTPIHPEQIRFAVQTMPCPVIANGNVVDVSTGQNLIAQTMADGLMIGRGAIRSPWIFKQLRNAYAGEPVQTITRADLLEYINLLYDTIADDLPVFDEQKHVNHMKKYLVYIVQGLDTEFEHQIRRATTGKNFKQTCLTFLDSREPVPVFPPNHSKLFCGFDTLR, encoded by the coding sequence ATGCAAGCAATCACCCACCTGCCTTTTATGCGTGTTATGCACGCTTTTGGTGGGCCGGATTACTTTGTCACCGAGTATTTTCGCGTCTATGAAGGCTACGTCCTGGATAAAAACATCCTGCGTAGCATCACAGAGAACGCTACCGGTCGGCCGGTGGATGCCCAACTGATAGGCCAACACATCCCTTCTCTGGTCCGCATCAGCAAAGAACTGCTGGAATTCCCAACCTCTGGAATCGACCTCAACCTCGGATGCCCCGCCCCGGTTGTCTGCCGTAAAGATGCCGGAGGAGGGCTTCTACGCAAACCGGACCACCTCAACCGCATTCTTGAAGCCCTGCGCAAAAGCATCCCCGGCCGCTTCACCGTCAAAACCCGGCTGGGATACGAATCGCCGGAAGAGTTTACCCGCTTGATAGAAATCTTCAGCCAGCACGGGCTGGACGCCCTGACGATTCACGCCCGCACGGTTCGGGAGCGATATCAAACCCCCATCCATCCGGAGCAGATTCGCTTCGCCGTCCAAACCATGCCATGTCCGGTCATCGCCAACGGTAACGTGGTTGACGTCAGTACAGGTCAAAACCTCATCGCACAAACCATGGCCGACGGCCTTATGATCGGCCGGGGAGCCATTCGTTCCCCCTGGATATTCAAGCAACTACGCAATGCCTATGCCGGCGAACCGGTTCAAACCATCACCCGGGCCGACCTCCTTGAATACATCAACCTGCTCTATGATACCATCGCTGATGATTTACCTGTTTTTGACGAGCAAAAACACGTCAACCACATGAAGAAGTATCTCGTCTATATCGTTCAGGGGCTTGATACCGAGTTTGAGCATCAAATCCGTCGGGCCACCACCGGGAAAAACTTCAAACAAACGTGCCTGACGTTTTTGGATAGCCGGGAACCCGTACCCGTCTTCCCCCCCAACCATTCCAAACTTTTCTGCGGATTCGATACATTGCGGTAA